The following are from one region of the Methylophilus sp. DW102 genome:
- a CDS encoding succinate dehydrogenase iron-sulfur subunit, with translation MRFSIYRFNPDVDKKPYMQDYEVTLEDSDQMLLDALMRIKELDETLSMRKSCREGVCGSDAMNINGKNGLACITKLSDLQEPVVLRPMPGLPVIRDLVVDMTQFFDNYHSVMPYLQNHETPPETERLQSPEDRAKLDGLYECILCGACTTSCPSFWWNPDKFVGPAGLMQAYRFIADSRDQEQDARLENLEDPYRLYRCHNIMNCTDVCPKKLNPNAAIAAIKDLKIEKAKAHQDSKPGKKIFGIKVL, from the coding sequence ATGCGTTTCTCTATTTACCGGTTTAATCCCGACGTAGACAAAAAGCCCTATATGCAGGACTACGAGGTCACGCTGGAAGACAGTGACCAGATGTTATTGGACGCGCTGATGCGGATTAAAGAACTGGACGAAACGCTCAGTATGCGCAAGTCCTGCCGTGAAGGTGTGTGTGGCAGTGATGCCATGAATATCAATGGCAAAAATGGCCTGGCCTGTATTACCAAACTCAGCGATCTGCAAGAACCTGTGGTATTGCGTCCCATGCCTGGCTTGCCTGTGATTCGTGATCTGGTCGTGGATATGACGCAATTCTTTGATAACTATCATTCGGTGATGCCTTATTTGCAAAACCACGAGACGCCGCCGGAAACCGAGCGCCTGCAAAGCCCGGAAGACCGTGCCAAGCTGGATGGCTTGTATGAGTGCATTTTGTGTGGGGCTTGTACAACCTCTTGCCCCAGCTTCTGGTGGAATCCGGACAAATTTGTCGGTCCGGCAGGGCTGATGCAGGCTTACCGCTTTATTGCCGACAGCCGTGATCAGGAACAGGATGCGCGGTTGGAGAATCTGGAAGACCCTTACCGTTTGTATCGTTGCCACAACATCATGAACTGTACCGATGTCTGCCCGAAAAAGCTGAATCCAAACGCTGCCATTGCAGCGATTAAAGACCTCAAGATCGAAAAAGCCAAGGCCCATCAAGACAGCAAGCCGGGTAAGAAGATATTTGGTATCAAAGTGTTATAG